In the genome of Vanacampus margaritifer isolate UIUO_Vmar chromosome 1, RoL_Vmar_1.0, whole genome shotgun sequence, one region contains:
- the letmd1 gene encoding LETM1 domain-containing protein 1 encodes MALSCSRLANNLSLIRLWRVRSNHISNGLYSPCVCHQSRCYSSSEVRRGLGRYVTSRLQWASSKYEDFLKRRFPRFYLLYHTFVEGFKLLFRDAKDVTRIKGKMSSDGVKFQDLPYREMEKLRQFRKDMLKGVPLVLISIPPFANYLVFFLMYFFPRQVLIPHFWTPRQQVEFRQLYHSLRARQHRPVLRGLQHASGQMKDSQMRTRLHNLCSQVQNGAKPNVSEILAVRSLFTGTPLGMSKLSVEQMRNLSPLLFLTPRLPGFLIGRRLSRHALELLQLDRALGKLGPHQLSESEVRQACYLRGLNSDRLAVNQCREWLDQWLRVSSSLKDSDVSLLLHCLVFLSANYPNGIRYS; translated from the exons ATGGCGCTGTCCTGTTCGAGGCTCGCCAACAATTTGTCTTTGATTCGACTGTGGCGCGTCAGAAGCAACCACATTTCCAATGGACTGTACAGCCCGTGTGTGTGTCACCAGTCCAG ATGTTACTCGTCGTCCGAGGTCCGACGAGGGCTTGGTCGCTATGTGACGTCCAGGCTGCAGTGGGCCAGCAGCAAATATGAAGACTTCCTTAAAAGGAGATTCCCACGCTTTTATTTGCTCTACCATACCTTTGTGGAAG GATTCAAACTTCTTTTCCGAGACGCCAAAGATGTAACCAGGATCAAAGGGAAGATGTCAAGTGATGGAGTCAAGTTCCAAGATTTGCCCTACAGGGAAATGGAGAAACTCAGACAG TTTCGCAAAGACATGCTGAAAGGCGTCCCGCTGGTGTTGATTTCCATTCCTCCATTTGCAAACTACCTGGTTTTCTTCTTGAT GTACTTTTTCCCCCGCCAGGTGCTGATCCCGCATTTCTGGACTCCGAGGCAGCAGGTGGAGTTTCGCCAGTTGTACCATTCGCTGAGGGCGCGACAGCATCGGCCCGTCCTGCGAGGCCTCCAGCACGCCAGCGGCCAGATGAAAGATTCTCAAATGCGCACTCGCCTCCACAACTTGTGCTCTCAG GTGCAAAATGGAGCAAAGCCCAACGTGTCGGAAATCCTTGCAGTGCGAAGCCTCTTCACGGGGACGCCGCTGGGCATGAGCAAGTTGAGTGTGGAACAAATG AGAAACTTAAGCCCACTGCTGTTCTTGACGCCCCGCCTCCCCGGCTTCCTGATTGGCCGGCGGCTGAGCCGTCACGCCTTGGAGCTGCTCCAGCTGGACCGAGCACTCGGCAAGCTGGGCCCGCACCAGCTCAGCGAATCTGAAGTCAGACAG GCCTGTTACTTGAGGGGACTCAACTCGGATCGTCTCGCCGTCAACCAGTGCCGAGAGTGGTTGGACCAGTGGCTTCGCGTCTCCTCCTCGCTTAAAG ACTCTGACGTGTCGCTCCTTTTGCACTGCCTGGTGTTTCTCTCCGCCAACTACCCAAATGGTATCAGATACTCCTAA
- the cd63 gene encoding CD63 antigen, which yields MTLEGGMKCVKFLLFFFNFVFWICGVALIVVGVLVQVSMHQTVMISDASASGAPIVIIAVGVVIFFISFFGCCGAWKENYCMVTMFSILLSLVILVQIAAAIAGYVYRNKVSDVVQHSLADMITKYSNSSAEFKASVDRLQKDLKCCGMNDSSDWRNFRPDGNSVPDSCCMNVSTNCGIGAMTDSAKVHQEGCANALEEGLKKNLMWVIIAALVLAFIEVMGVVFACVLMRGIRSGYEVM from the exons ATGACTCTCGAGGGGGGAATGAAATGCGTCAAGTTCTTGCTCTTCTTCTTCAACTTCGTCTTCTGG ATATGCGGCGTGGCGTTGATCGTGGTGGGGGTCCTGGTTCAGGTGTCCATGCATCAAACCGTCATGATCAGTGACGCGTCGGCCTCAGGGGCGCCCATTGTCATCATTGCCGTGGGCGTGGTCATCTTCTTCATTTCCTTCTTCGGCTGCTGCGGCGCCTGGAAGGAGAACTACTGCATGGTTACCATG TTTTCCATCCTTCTCTCATTGGTCATACTTGTTCAGATTGCCGCAGCCATCGCCGGTTACGTCTACAGAAACAAA GTGTCGGACGTGGTCCAGCACAGTCTTGCCGACATGATCACCAAGTACAGCAACAGCTCTGCTGAATTCAAAGCCAGCGTGGACAGACTTCAGAAGGAT TTGAAATGCTGCGGCATGAACGACTCCTCCGACTGGAGAAATTTCCGGCCTGATGGGAACTCTGTGCCCGACTCGTGCTGTATGAACGTGTCCACCAATTGCGGCATCGGGGCCATGACCGACTCTGCCAAAGTGCACCAAGAG GGTTGTGCCAACGCTCTCGAGGAGGGGCTGAAGAAAAATCTCATGTGGGTGATCATCGCCGCTCTTGTTCTGGCTTTTATTGAG GTGATGGGCGTGGTGTTTGCCTGCGTCTTGATGCGAGGCATCCGCAGCGGCTACGAAGTCATGTGA